A window from Populus trichocarpa isolate Nisqually-1 chromosome 3, P.trichocarpa_v4.1, whole genome shotgun sequence encodes these proteins:
- the LOC7497572 gene encoding pentatricopeptide repeat-containing protein DOT4, chloroplastic gives MDVLSLTRMPSFLKPEIPNCTSQCKRSLGHSSHVRVSTRFHRQLALTHKVLDEIPLSDTFAWNNLIHTHLSNRDPGGALSIYHHMMMRGACPDRRTLPRVLTASRICGDLFLGKQLHGQAIKLGFFDEHYVITALIEIYGRLDGIEAGKWLFDKSPRRNSVAWTMILKLYLMENKPDLAINVFYQMVELNARIDSVVLITAAGACGLLKSVEHGRRVHDVARKFRLESDILVSNSLLKMQIDCQRMEDARGFFNQMTTKDVISWTEIICGYVKKGEFNEALKLFRKMNMDGIKPDSLSVSSVLPACARTVAHKNGKEIHGYSLRNGMDNNLIVQNATTDMYAKSGLVDYALKVFERMKKRDVISWTVMILGFSLHGKGELGVELFCRMEKDQRVEADQFTYAAVLHCCTAACMVEEGKFYFNCIKEPNITHYALMVSLLARACLFDEARAFMEEHHIERHAEVLRALLDGCWMHHRRNIGKQVFEQLCDLEPLDAENYVLLSNWYSDNGKWDLVDKLRETIMSMGSKPKKAYSWIEFQNKVHVFGTGDISHPRSERIYTELQCLMKKVNAEAQRPASGFSFHGGDAERECIQIGHSEMLALSFGLICTQPGATIRITKNLRMCRGCHDSTKLVSKIVEREIIIKDPNCFHHFKDGFCSCRDFW, from the coding sequence ATGGATGTTCTTTCATTAACACGGATGCCCAGTTTTCTAAAACCCGAAATACCTAATTGCACCTCACAATGCAAGCGTTCCCTTGGTCACAGTAGCCATGTAAGGGTGAGTACGAGATTTCATAGGCAGTTAGCATTGACCCACAAAGTGCTCGATGAAATTCCACTGTCAGATACTTTTGCTTGGAATAATCTTATTCACACTCATTTGAGTAATAGAGACCCGGGTGGTGCATTGTCAATTTATCATCACATGATGATGCGTGGTGCCTGTCCTGATCGCCGCACCCTTCCTCGTGTTTTGACCGCGTCTCGGATTTGTGGTGATCTGTTTCTTGGCAAACAGCTTCATGGGCAGGCTATTAAACTTGGGTTCTTCGACGAACATTATGTTATTACAGCGTTGATTGAAATCTATGGTCGTCTTGATGGCATTGAAGCGGGAAAATGGTTGTTTGATAAATCTCCTAGAAGGAATTCTGTTGCTTGGACTATGATACTTAAGTTGTACCTAATGGAAAATAAGCCTGATTTAGCAATCAATGTGTTTTATCAGATGGTGGAGTTGAATGCGCGGATTGATTCAGTGGTGTTAATAACCGCGGCTGGGGCCTGTGGCTTATTGAAATCAGTGGAACATGGAAGGAGGGTTCATGATGTGGCAAGGAAATTCCGATTGGAGTCTGACATTTTGGTTAGCAATTCGCTCCTGAAAATGCAAATTGATTGTCAAAGGATGGAAGATGCAAGGGGTTTTTTTAATCAGATGACAACCAAAGATGTTATATCATGGACGGAAATCATATGTGGGTATGTGAAGAAGGGGGAATTTAACGAGGCCCTGAAACTGTTTCGGAAGATGAATATGGATGGAATAAAACCGGACTCACTTTCGGTTTCTAGTGTTCTTCCAGCTTGTGCAAGAACAGTAGCTCATAAGAACGGGAAAGAGATTCACGGATACTCACTTAGAAATGGAATGGACAACAATCTTATAGTTCAAAATGCTACCACGGACATGTATGCCAAATCAGGACTTGTTGATTAtgctttaaaagtttttgaaagaatgaAGAAGAGAGATGTTATTTCATGGACTGTGATGATATTAGGCTTTAGCTTACATGGAAAAGGTGAGCTTGGAGTAGAATTGTTCTGCAGGATGGAGAAGGACCAGAGAGTAGAGGCTGATCAATTCACGTATGCAGCTGTTCTACACTGTTGCACTGCAGCCTGCATGGTTGAGGAAGGAAAGTTTTACTTCAATTGTATCAAGGAGCCTAACATCACACACTATGCTTTAATGGTATCTCTTCTTGCTCGTGCTTGCCTTTTTGATGAGGCAAGAGCCTTTATGGAGGAGCATCACATTGAAAGGCATGCAGAGGTGCTGAGAGCGCTGCTAGATGGGTGCTGGATGCACCATAGACGAAATATAGGTAAGCAAGTCTTTGAGCAGCTTTGTGATTTGGAACCTCTTGATGCTGAAAACTAcgtgttactgtccaactggtATTCAGATAATGGAAAATGGGATCTGGTTGATAAATTGAGAGAAACAATAATGAGCATGGGCTCGAAACCTAAGAAAGCTTATAGTTGGATAGAGTTCCAAAATAAAGTTCACGTGTTTGGAACTGGAGATATCTCCCACCCAAGATCAGAGAGAATATATACAGAGTTGCAATGCTTGATGAAAAAAGTGAATGCTGAAGCACAGAGGCCTGCTTCAGGTTTTAGCTTCCATGGCGGGGATGCAGAGAGGGAGTGCATTCAAATTGGGCACAGCGAAATGTTGGCACTTTCTTTTGGGCTTATCTGTACACAGCCCGGGGCAACCATTCGCATCACCAAAAACCTCCGTATGTGTCGTGGATGCCATGATTCTACAAAGCTCGTTTCTAAGATAGTAGAGCGAGAAATCATAATAAAGGACCCAAATTGTTTCCATCATTTTAAGGATGGATTTTGTTCATGTAGAGATTTTTGGTGA